A segment of the uncultured Desulfobulbus sp. genome:
GTTCGCGGATGGTGCTGATAGAGTGCGAAACAACCAGAAGCGTTGAATGATCCTTGCGTCGCTCGAACTCAGCCTTCGATTTTTTCTTGAAGTTCGCGTCACCGACCGCTGTTACCTCATCGATCAGGTAATAGTCGAAATTGATCGCCATGGAGAGGCCGAAGGCCAGTTTTGATTTCATACCTGACGAATAGGTATTGATCGGCATGTCCATGTACGCCCCCAACTCGGAGAAATCCTCCACAAAGTCTGTGACCGTCTTGATGCAGACGTCGTAGATTCGGCAGATAAATCTGAGGTTCTCCCGACCCGAGAGACTGCCGTGGAAGCCGCCGCTAAAACCGATTGGCCAGGAAACCCGGCCATGTCGA
Coding sequences within it:
- a CDS encoding ABC transporter ATP-binding protein gives rise to the protein MIELVDLCKYYRVGRGKKTILNNVNARIEPGRNLGILGQNGAGKSTLLRLLGGAELPTSGQICRHGRVSWPIGFSGGFHGSLSGRENLRFICRIYDVCIKTVTDFVEDFSELGAYMDMPINTYSSGMKSKLAFGLSMAINFDYYLIDEVTAVGDANFKKKSKAEFERRKDHSTLLVVSHSISTIREHCDAAAVLHEGNLCLYDDMEEAIAFYEALPATKH